The Allorhodopirellula heiligendammensis genome includes a window with the following:
- a CDS encoding arylsulfatase: MTYRHLLPAILLSMVTVSVAQAADKPNILVIFGDDIGQSNISAYTMGLVGYQTPNIDRIAKEGMIFTDYYAEQSCTAGRSTFITGQCTYRTGMSKVGLPGSDIGLQAEDPTIAELLKPLGYATGQFGKNHLGDLDKFLPTNHGFDEFLGNLYHLNAEEEPENRNYPTDPEFRKEFGPRGVIKSSADGKIEDTGPLTKKRMETIDEETAAAAMDFMDRQVKADKPFFVWYNSTRMHFRTHVKDSHRDEPGLTARTEYADGMIEHDALIGTILKKVDDLKIDDNTIVIYTTDNGPHKNTWPDAANSPFRNEKASNWEGAFRVPCMIRWPGKIKPGSVSNEIVSGLDWLPTLLSAAGNPQVKDQLLKGHNAGGKTYKVHLDGYDLTPYLTGKVDESPRDSFFYFNDDTQLVGIRFENWKMVFLEQRARGTLRVWAEPFTPLRLPKMFDLRADPYESADVTSNTYYDWLLDHAFLIVPAQKYAGTFLETFREFPPRQPPASFNLEGVMDKLSQAATQ; this comes from the coding sequence ATGACGTATCGTCACCTACTACCAGCCATACTACTCAGTATGGTCACCGTGTCGGTCGCTCAAGCGGCCGACAAACCCAATATTTTGGTCATCTTTGGCGATGACATCGGGCAGTCCAATATATCTGCTTACACGATGGGTTTGGTCGGTTATCAAACCCCCAACATCGATCGTATCGCCAAGGAAGGCATGATCTTCACCGACTACTACGCCGAGCAGAGCTGTACCGCTGGACGGTCAACGTTCATCACCGGCCAGTGCACCTATCGCACGGGCATGTCCAAGGTTGGTCTGCCGGGCTCGGATATTGGTTTGCAAGCCGAAGACCCCACCATTGCCGAGCTGCTCAAGCCTCTCGGATATGCGACGGGGCAGTTTGGTAAAAACCACCTCGGAGATCTCGACAAGTTTCTACCGACTAACCACGGGTTTGATGAATTCTTAGGAAATCTGTATCACCTCAATGCGGAAGAAGAGCCGGAAAACCGAAACTATCCCACCGACCCTGAGTTCCGTAAGGAATTTGGCCCTCGCGGTGTGATTAAGTCCAGTGCCGATGGCAAGATCGAAGATACTGGACCGCTGACGAAAAAGCGGATGGAAACGATCGATGAGGAAACCGCCGCCGCTGCGATGGACTTTATGGACCGACAGGTCAAGGCAGATAAGCCGTTTTTCGTGTGGTACAACTCGACCCGGATGCACTTCAGAACGCATGTGAAAGATTCCCATCGTGACGAACCGGGACTGACAGCACGCACCGAATATGCCGATGGTATGATTGAGCACGACGCGCTGATCGGAACGATCCTCAAGAAAGTTGACGATCTGAAAATCGACGACAACACGATCGTCATTTACACGACCGACAACGGCCCCCACAAGAACACTTGGCCCGATGCGGCAAACAGCCCGTTTCGAAACGAAAAGGCATCGAACTGGGAAGGTGCCTTCCGTGTGCCTTGCATGATTCGCTGGCCCGGCAAGATCAAACCCGGTAGCGTCTCCAATGAAATCGTCAGTGGGCTCGATTGGCTGCCGACCTTGCTCTCAGCCGCCGGAAACCCACAGGTGAAGGATCAATTGCTCAAAGGTCACAACGCCGGGGGCAAGACCTACAAGGTTCATTTGGATGGATATGATCTGACACCCTATCTAACGGGCAAGGTCGATGAATCACCTCGGGATTCTTTCTTCTACTTCAACGACGATACCCAGCTAGTCGGTATCCGTTTTGAAAATTGGAAAATGGTCTTTTTGGAGCAACGAGCGAGAGGCACCCTGCGAGTCTGGGCAGAACCATTTACCCCGCTTCGGCTCCCGAAAATGTTTGACCTGCGTGCAGATCCGTACGAATCAGCGGACGTTACCTCCAATACTTATTACGATTGGTTGCTGGATCACGCATTCTTGATCGTGCCGGCTCAGAAATACGCTGGGACGTTCTTAGAGACCTTCAGAGAATTTCCACCACGCCAACCGCCAGCGAGTTTTAATCTCGAAGGCGTTATGGACAAGTTGTCCCAAGCGGCAACGCAGTAG
- a CDS encoding sporulation stage II, protein E: MITPPPSYLKLHPAESETDFTIQAGVATDQQIKQTELAAQAAGILRDSIAKQGSEQINQILADAVLATGSVSAVIYMLDEATEVLTTRFVFGMPARDRLGAARPLRGARGDLEAMVQGSHTIEGLAASSVSQTSAPESFTSAHCICLGGTDLPIGTMWFFSNEPATYDDQTKAAARLAAANVCQLLVSFNHTDAPVPEQRLDDAVETDFDVEQFVEAMEPLPPCAPAIGGGVPFETKDWSHQIADWQFDTLPVGSRLAPGWAIDGMVESPLSVAQSWHHWDVLPDGVLALSMCQFGHDWNPAGNLVDTLDATVARAALQAHMGYRHTPQDALVRILHSMLQVRDGAIDESGCPNLSLLYAHVDPETGHAVISSIGQWSSLIVSKQGYRPLGLGRTSGSVSEGFPAELPIMNHETTLLAGEALLVTGAEWMGMGEAGRGPESSRAVLPRSDARHHDRESTQHQVGAALKQALSEGERSPLAALRRFTASLPLTQERSAVALLRESTR, translated from the coding sequence GTGATTACACCACCGCCGAGTTATCTGAAACTGCATCCCGCCGAGAGCGAAACGGACTTCACGATCCAAGCTGGGGTTGCCACCGATCAGCAGATCAAGCAGACCGAGTTGGCTGCTCAAGCTGCCGGCATCCTGAGAGACTCGATTGCCAAACAAGGTAGCGAGCAGATCAATCAGATCTTGGCTGATGCTGTACTCGCGACGGGCTCCGTGTCCGCAGTGATCTACATGCTCGACGAAGCAACCGAAGTGTTGACGACACGTTTCGTGTTTGGAATGCCGGCGCGGGATCGACTTGGTGCCGCTCGTCCGCTGCGAGGGGCTCGCGGAGATCTCGAAGCGATGGTCCAGGGGAGCCACACGATCGAAGGTTTAGCAGCGAGCAGCGTCAGCCAAACCTCGGCCCCGGAATCGTTCACGTCGGCCCACTGCATCTGCTTGGGTGGAACAGACCTACCGATTGGCACGATGTGGTTCTTCAGCAACGAGCCTGCTACGTACGACGACCAAACCAAGGCCGCCGCTCGACTGGCTGCCGCCAATGTGTGTCAATTGCTTGTCTCGTTCAATCACACAGATGCCCCGGTTCCTGAGCAGCGGCTCGACGACGCGGTGGAGACTGATTTTGATGTGGAGCAATTCGTCGAAGCGATGGAGCCGTTGCCCCCATGCGCACCAGCAATTGGCGGTGGAGTGCCCTTCGAGACCAAAGATTGGTCGCATCAAATCGCCGACTGGCAGTTCGACACGCTCCCGGTAGGAAGTCGGCTTGCACCAGGGTGGGCCATCGACGGGATGGTGGAATCTCCGCTATCGGTTGCCCAAAGTTGGCACCACTGGGACGTGCTTCCCGATGGGGTCCTCGCTCTATCAATGTGCCAATTTGGGCATGACTGGAATCCAGCAGGCAACCTCGTCGACACCCTCGACGCCACTGTCGCCCGCGCCGCATTGCAGGCTCACATGGGGTATCGCCACACGCCTCAGGATGCGCTGGTGCGAATTCTGCACAGCATGCTACAGGTACGTGATGGTGCGATTGACGAATCCGGCTGCCCGAACCTTTCACTGCTCTATGCTCATGTGGATCCTGAAACCGGGCATGCCGTGATCTCCTCGATCGGTCAGTGGTCTAGCCTGATCGTTTCCAAGCAGGGTTATCGGCCGCTGGGCCTGGGGCGTACTAGCGGATCCGTGTCTGAAGGGTTTCCCGCTGAACTGCCGATCATGAATCACGAGACGACGCTGCTGGCAGGCGAAGCATTGCTGGTCACCGGTGCCGAGTGGATGGGCATGGGCGAGGCAGGAAGGGGGCCGGAGTCATCGCGGGCTGTGCTACCGCGAAGTGACGCCCGCCACCACGATCGCGAGTCGACTCAACATCAGGTGGGTGCGGCACTCAAGCAAGCGTTGAGTGAAGGTGAGCGGAGTCCTCTGGCGGCGCTGCGTCGGTTCACCGCCTCGCTGCCCCTGACCCAAGAGCGATCTGCCGTCGCCCTGCTTCGCGAGTCGACTCGGTAG
- a CDS encoding arylsulfatase, which produces MKFRHLAIALLCSLVGASAVLAQNSSSQDNRSTANKPNILVIWGDDIGIPQISAYTRGLMGYQTPNIDRIANEGMLFTDAYGQQSCTAGRASFILGQEPFRTGLLTIGMPGDPHGITEWMPTIADVMKDQGYATGQFGKNHLGDQDKHLPTNHGFDEFFGNLYHLNAEEEPEGYFYPKDPEFLKKYGPRGVIKSSADGKIEDTGPLNTKRMETIDEEFLAAGKDFIQRQVKAEKPFFMWFNSTRMHVFTHLKKESLGKTGKGIHADGMVEHDGHVGQLLDLLDELNIDDNTIVIYSTDNGAEIALWPDGAMTQFRSEKGTTWEGGFRVPMMVRWPGVIKPGTVSNEIISNIDWFPTLCAAAGATDIKKKLTQGTTIDDKQFKVHLDGYNFLPYFKGDEKSGPRDQIFYFDQGGNLNAVRWQDWKVNFAINEGNIAEGTRKVTAWAMITNLRMDPYERAMEEGGSYMKWYAQQMWLLVPIQQQIKNFFADFSDYPYQTGSSLNASGINYGLLQKQDALERLRKMESIKPN; this is translated from the coding sequence ATGAAATTCAGACACCTTGCCATCGCCCTGCTTTGCAGCCTGGTGGGCGCCTCAGCGGTACTGGCCCAAAACAGTTCATCGCAGGACAACAGGAGCACTGCGAACAAGCCGAATATTCTTGTCATTTGGGGCGACGACATCGGCATCCCGCAAATCAGCGCTTATACCCGCGGATTAATGGGATACCAAACCCCCAATATTGATCGCATCGCCAATGAGGGCATGCTCTTTACGGATGCTTATGGACAGCAAAGTTGCACGGCGGGCCGAGCGAGCTTTATTCTCGGCCAAGAACCGTTTCGCACGGGCCTGCTGACGATTGGCATGCCAGGCGACCCGCATGGCATCACCGAATGGATGCCGACAATCGCCGACGTGATGAAAGACCAAGGTTACGCGACGGGGCAGTTCGGCAAGAACCACTTGGGCGACCAAGACAAGCACCTGCCCACCAACCATGGCTTTGATGAGTTTTTTGGTAATTTGTATCACCTCAACGCCGAGGAGGAACCGGAAGGATACTTCTACCCCAAAGATCCAGAATTCCTCAAGAAGTACGGTCCTCGTGGTGTCATCAAGTCCAGTGCCGACGGCAAAATTGAAGATACGGGACCGCTCAACACCAAGCGAATGGAAACAATCGACGAAGAGTTTCTGGCGGCCGGTAAGGACTTCATCCAGCGGCAGGTGAAAGCGGAAAAGCCATTCTTCATGTGGTTCAACTCGACCCGGATGCATGTGTTCACGCACCTCAAAAAAGAGTCGTTAGGCAAGACGGGCAAGGGCATCCATGCCGACGGAATGGTCGAGCATGATGGTCACGTCGGGCAATTGTTAGATCTGCTCGACGAACTCAATATCGATGACAATACCATTGTCATCTACAGTACTGATAATGGTGCTGAAATCGCGTTGTGGCCCGATGGAGCGATGACGCAGTTTCGCAGCGAAAAGGGTACGACCTGGGAAGGTGGTTTTCGCGTTCCTATGATGGTCCGCTGGCCTGGAGTGATCAAACCCGGCACGGTGTCCAATGAGATCATTTCGAACATCGACTGGTTTCCCACCCTTTGTGCCGCAGCAGGTGCCACCGATATTAAGAAAAAATTAACCCAGGGCACAACAATCGACGACAAGCAGTTCAAGGTGCATTTGGATGGCTATAACTTCCTGCCCTACTTTAAGGGGGACGAGAAATCAGGACCCCGCGATCAGATCTTTTATTTCGATCAGGGTGGTAACCTCAACGCGGTTAGATGGCAGGATTGGAAGGTGAACTTTGCAATCAATGAGGGCAACATTGCCGAGGGTACCCGGAAAGTAACAGCATGGGCGATGATTACCAATCTGCGAATGGACCCTTACGAGCGGGCTATGGAGGAGGGTGGTAGTTACATGAAGTGGTACGCACAGCAGATGTGGTTGCTCGTTCCGATTCAACAGCAGATTAAGAACTTCTTTGCCGATTTCAGTGACTATCCCTATCAAACCGGATCGTCCCTCAATGCATCGGGAATCAATTACGGACTGTTGCAGAAACAGGATGCGCTGGAGCGTCTCAGGAAAATGGAAAGCATCAAGCCGAATTAA
- a CDS encoding linear amide C-N hydrolase: MACTRAVYLGPEQTIITVRSMDWASDIGSNVWLLPRGVQRDGACGPGSMQWTSKYGSVISTAFDAATADGMNEKGLVANLLYLAESEYPSPSATDPRSPMCISVWTQYVLDQFATVAEAVEALREEPFYVVPVESPDGHKGTVHLAISDPTGDSAIFEYVAGKLVIHHGREYQVMTNSPVYDQQLALNSYWEQIGGTVMLPGTNRAADRFARASFYVKAIPQTAKIEDAIASCFGVIRNVSVPLGISTPGQPNISSTRWRTVSDHKNLRYFFESTRSPSVFWISVRDLDFAAGAPVKKLTVSDGSIYSGDAADEFKSAPAFKFLTAAGQ; this comes from the coding sequence ATGGCTTGTACGCGAGCTGTTTACCTGGGACCGGAACAAACCATCATCACGGTGCGCAGTATGGATTGGGCATCGGATATTGGATCGAATGTTTGGCTCTTGCCGCGCGGGGTGCAGCGTGACGGCGCATGCGGACCAGGATCAATGCAATGGACGTCAAAGTATGGCAGCGTCATTTCTACGGCATTTGATGCCGCCACTGCCGATGGCATGAATGAGAAAGGACTCGTTGCCAACCTGCTTTATCTCGCCGAATCCGAGTATCCATCCCCCTCGGCAACGGACCCACGGTCACCGATGTGTATTTCGGTGTGGACACAATATGTGCTGGACCAATTTGCAACGGTTGCCGAGGCAGTTGAGGCGCTGCGTGAAGAACCTTTTTATGTCGTCCCTGTTGAATCTCCCGATGGGCATAAAGGCACGGTGCATCTCGCCATATCGGACCCCACCGGCGATTCAGCCATCTTTGAATATGTTGCTGGGAAACTGGTCATTCATCATGGTCGTGAGTATCAGGTGATGACGAACTCTCCTGTTTACGACCAACAGTTGGCGTTGAACAGCTATTGGGAGCAAATTGGCGGCACCGTCATGCTGCCTGGGACCAACCGTGCCGCTGACCGTTTCGCTAGAGCATCGTTTTACGTCAAGGCGATTCCTCAAACAGCCAAAATTGAGGATGCCATCGCGAGTTGTTTTGGCGTGATTCGAAACGTATCGGTTCCACTGGGAATCTCAACGCCCGGCCAACCCAATATCTCCTCCACACGTTGGCGAACGGTCTCGGATCACAAAAACCTGCGATATTTCTTTGAATCGACGCGCAGTCCGAGTGTGTTTTGGATAAGCGTGCGTGACTTGGATTTCGCCGCGGGGGCACCTGTCAAGAAATTGACCGTCAGCGATGGTTCGATCTATTCGGGTGATGCCGCGGATGAATTTAAATCTGCCCCCGCATTCAAGTTTTTGACGGCCGCAGGGCAGTAG
- a CDS encoding PP2C family protein-serine/threonine phosphatase, with the protein MSVSWHPGVQVAELTHVGMRRANNQDSYAVMVAESEERFERRGHLFVVADGMGAHAAGELASKIACEQIAMRYIGSQKTDVGQALGEAVHRANTAIYERGQSNPEFHNMGTTASALVLIQGRGYVAQVGDSRIYRLRKGILEQLTFDHSLVWEMEASGQVSSDSPLGKAIPKNVITRSLGPGAHVMVDLEGPFELELGDRYLLCSDGLTGLVDDDDLGVLMDCLPLEKLTPVLVDLANLRGGPDNITVIAVDVTSDNLIDRTRLRQSPPGDQAFRWSSVHSSRSLLAATAVCWLGAIGLAIAAYSGGSKWTGSAIVAFVLGAIALGIWASGVLVTDDRRRPLNVRRRKHSHRPVQGSYDSGLEKSEIATGTGPYRHYPVDQHRNVFSRLVEVVSEIHRSSEQHHWDLDWNDVEKYSTSATQAASAGQWKSAIEYQCDAALQAMMLLRKQQDDSASDTAVDL; encoded by the coding sequence TTGTCTGTTTCTTGGCATCCCGGAGTACAAGTCGCCGAGCTGACCCATGTGGGGATGCGCCGGGCAAACAATCAAGACTCGTACGCCGTGATGGTTGCCGAGTCCGAGGAACGCTTTGAGCGGCGCGGACACCTGTTTGTGGTCGCCGACGGGATGGGGGCACACGCTGCCGGCGAACTCGCCTCAAAAATCGCCTGTGAACAGATCGCGATGCGGTACATCGGCTCGCAAAAGACCGATGTTGGGCAAGCACTCGGGGAAGCAGTTCATCGAGCCAATACGGCGATCTATGAACGTGGCCAAAGCAACCCTGAGTTCCATAACATGGGCACAACGGCGAGTGCTTTAGTGCTCATTCAGGGTCGAGGCTACGTTGCTCAAGTTGGAGACTCACGAATTTATCGCCTGCGCAAGGGAATTCTCGAACAACTGACGTTCGATCATTCCCTCGTCTGGGAAATGGAGGCGAGCGGCCAAGTCAGCAGCGACAGCCCGCTCGGCAAAGCGATCCCCAAGAATGTGATCACACGATCACTGGGGCCTGGTGCTCACGTGATGGTGGATCTCGAAGGCCCCTTCGAATTGGAACTGGGGGATCGCTATCTGCTGTGCAGTGACGGTTTAACGGGCCTTGTCGATGACGACGATCTCGGCGTGTTAATGGATTGTCTCCCGCTGGAGAAACTGACGCCTGTACTGGTCGATTTAGCTAACTTGAGAGGTGGCCCCGATAACATCACTGTCATCGCGGTCGATGTGACGAGCGACAACCTGATCGACCGCACGCGGTTACGCCAATCCCCTCCCGGCGATCAAGCATTCCGGTGGAGCAGTGTGCATTCCTCTCGATCGCTTCTCGCGGCGACGGCGGTCTGCTGGCTAGGGGCGATTGGTCTGGCAATCGCCGCCTATTCGGGCGGCTCGAAATGGACAGGGTCTGCGATTGTGGCGTTCGTTCTTGGGGCGATTGCATTGGGGATTTGGGCCAGCGGCGTGCTTGTTACCGACGACCGCCGTCGACCACTCAACGTACGCCGCCGTAAACATTCACACCGCCCTGTTCAAGGAAGCTACGATTCTGGACTCGAAAAGTCTGAGATCGCGACCGGTACGGGCCCCTATCGGCATTATCCCGTTGATCAGCATAGAAACGTATTTAGCCGGCTCGTCGAAGTGGTCTCTGAAATTCATCGCTCATCCGAACAGCATCACTGGGACCTGGACTGGAATGACGTTGAGAAATATTCGACCAGTGCAACCCAAGCGGCGTCTGCGGGGCAATGGAAGTCGGCCATTGAGTACCAATGCGACGCAGCGCTTCAAGCGATGATGCTCTTGAGAAAACAGCAGGATGACTCCGCCAGCGACACCGCTGTGGATTTATAG
- a CDS encoding M20/M25/M40 family metallo-hydrolase, which yields MPDASESSLIEVDRDAALKRFMQLTAICGRSGEEADVSAAITKTLIDAGLDPSMITHDDAQTRTRIRGNCGNLIVSLPGDENLPRTMLSAHMDTVPICLNAQPGLRDDPVLGQIVVAEGETGLGGDDRAGCAIILTAILERLRFAAKHPETPLAPAVVTFLIQEEVGLEGARHIDATKVGKVDQAFNFDGGSMKMIRHGAIGGERMQAVVRGFASHAGAAPEQGVSAIVIAAKAISALHDAGLLGRIEIEGKRGTANVGVIEGGEATNVVTPEVRLRIEARSHDADFRSWIVRQIRAALERAATEVTDVNGRCGQIEFSSNVDYEAFALSLDHPSVRAARHWVSQLGHEAICEVANGGLDANWLYRHGIAAVTLGCGQAAIHTADEYLVVADYLDACRLAASILVANS from the coding sequence ATGCCCGATGCCAGCGAAAGTTCACTGATCGAAGTTGACCGTGACGCAGCCTTGAAACGGTTCATGCAACTGACGGCCATCTGCGGTCGCAGCGGCGAGGAAGCAGACGTATCTGCCGCGATAACTAAAACGCTGATTGACGCGGGCCTGGATCCCAGCATGATTACGCACGATGACGCGCAGACGCGCACTCGCATTCGCGGCAATTGCGGCAACCTGATTGTCAGCTTGCCGGGTGACGAGAACCTGCCGCGGACGATGCTGTCGGCTCACATGGATACTGTGCCGATCTGCTTGAACGCCCAACCCGGGTTGCGGGATGACCCTGTATTGGGACAGATCGTCGTGGCCGAAGGTGAGACAGGACTCGGAGGTGATGACCGGGCGGGCTGCGCGATCATTCTGACGGCAATTTTAGAGCGACTACGCTTTGCAGCGAAGCATCCCGAGACACCGCTGGCCCCTGCTGTGGTCACATTTTTGATTCAAGAAGAAGTTGGACTCGAGGGTGCACGGCACATCGATGCGACGAAAGTCGGCAAGGTGGACCAGGCGTTCAACTTTGACGGTGGATCGATGAAGATGATCCGCCACGGGGCGATTGGCGGCGAGCGCATGCAAGCGGTGGTGCGCGGGTTCGCGTCTCATGCCGGGGCAGCACCCGAACAGGGCGTCAGCGCGATCGTGATCGCTGCGAAAGCGATTTCAGCGTTGCATGACGCGGGACTGCTCGGACGAATTGAGATCGAGGGCAAACGAGGTACTGCCAACGTGGGCGTTATTGAAGGCGGTGAAGCTACCAATGTGGTCACGCCCGAAGTTCGTCTGCGGATCGAAGCCCGCAGTCATGATGCGGATTTTCGCAGCTGGATTGTCCGCCAGATCCGCGCGGCCTTGGAGCGTGCGGCGACCGAGGTGACCGATGTCAACGGGCGCTGTGGTCAAATCGAGTTCAGCAGCAATGTCGATTACGAAGCGTTCGCATTGAGTTTGGACCACCCCTCTGTCCGAGCCGCCCGCCACTGGGTTTCTCAGTTAGGTCACGAAGCGATCTGCGAGGTTGCCAACGGCGGACTCGATGCGAATTGGTTGTATCGGCATGGCATCGCCGCCGTAACGCTAGGTTGCGGTCAGGCTGCGATTCACACCGCCGACGAGTACCTCGTGGTCGCTGACTACCTCGATGCCTGTCGGCTGGCGGCATCGATCCTGGTGGCGAATTCCTAG
- the rarD gene encoding EamA family transporter RarD, giving the protein MGLVCAVGAHTLWGLFPIYWRLVDVANSTELVCHRIVWSFVSLAILLPILMNRGWWGGGKSVVAELSKPRVWFTYGAAASMIAINWFAFIWAVNHDRVLDASLGYYINPLVNVLLGVVVLGERLDRWQWFAVAVAAFGVSIMAIGAGGLPWVSILMAGSFGVYGLVKKRGQLPPLIGLWIEVSVLFIPAAIYLGWQVREGTSAFQLGSLRVTLMLLFAGVITITPLALFATAVRRLDLSLIGILQYVGPTLQFLVGAVLYNETLDRTRMGGFVFVWLALILFIAATHRPRRLGTLPSQSARS; this is encoded by the coding sequence GTGGGGTTGGTCTGCGCAGTCGGAGCCCACACTTTGTGGGGACTTTTTCCGATTTATTGGCGTTTAGTCGACGTTGCCAATTCAACAGAATTAGTGTGCCATCGGATTGTATGGTCGTTTGTGTCACTGGCCATTTTGCTACCGATTTTGATGAATCGAGGCTGGTGGGGTGGCGGCAAATCCGTCGTCGCCGAGTTATCGAAGCCGCGGGTGTGGTTTACCTATGGCGCCGCCGCGAGCATGATTGCGATCAATTGGTTCGCGTTTATCTGGGCTGTCAACCACGACCGGGTACTCGATGCTTCGTTAGGTTACTACATCAATCCTTTGGTCAATGTGCTGCTGGGCGTGGTGGTTCTAGGAGAGCGGCTCGATCGCTGGCAGTGGTTTGCGGTCGCCGTTGCCGCCTTCGGCGTCAGCATCATGGCGATCGGCGCCGGTGGTTTGCCCTGGGTATCCATCCTGATGGCGGGATCGTTTGGAGTGTACGGACTGGTGAAGAAGCGAGGGCAGTTGCCGCCGCTGATAGGATTGTGGATCGAAGTCTCCGTTCTATTCATTCCTGCCGCGATTTATCTGGGATGGCAGGTTCGCGAGGGTACCAGTGCCTTTCAGCTAGGATCGCTGCGTGTCACGTTGATGCTGCTGTTCGCGGGGGTGATCACGATCACGCCGCTGGCACTATTCGCTACCGCGGTCCGCAGGCTTGATTTGTCGCTCATCGGCATTCTGCAGTATGTCGGCCCCACGTTGCAGTTCTTGGTCGGTGCCGTGCTCTACAACGAGACGCTCGATCGCACACGAATGGGCGGATTCGTATTCGTTTGGCTGGCGCTGATTTTGTTCATTGCCGCGACGCATCGCCCCCGACGACTAGGAACGCTCCCCTCGCAGTCCGCCCGCTCGTAG
- a CDS encoding helix-turn-helix domain-containing protein encodes MHIELFNARVLAPLVRFLESSGADSESILDRARIPGELLAETPLAISEIAQQLGYSGTNNFVRGFRRLSGVTPGAYRRQEQSPAA; translated from the coding sequence ATGCATATCGAACTATTCAACGCACGGGTGCTCGCCCCGCTGGTTCGGTTTCTTGAGTCTTCAGGTGCCGACAGTGAGTCGATTCTCGATCGCGCTCGAATCCCAGGCGAGTTGCTCGCAGAAACGCCACTTGCCATCAGCGAAATTGCCCAACAGCTTGGGTATTCAGGCACCAACAACTTCGTCCGCGGCTTTCGCCGCCTGAGCGGTGTGACCCCCGGGGCGTACCGTCGGCAAGAACAGTCCCCTGCCGCTTGA